Proteins from a single region of Argiope bruennichi chromosome 6, qqArgBrue1.1, whole genome shotgun sequence:
- the LOC129973002 gene encoding cuticle protein 64-like produces the protein MIAKVVIFCAALAAAHASLLAAPLVNTGVSAESRQQDAFGNYAYAYDIKDGATGSINSKAEVGKAAAIAVAAPAIAAPLAYGAPLGLGYGVGLGHGALGLGYGVGLGHGALGLGYGALGLGHGALGLGHGALGLGKVLY, from the exons GTTGTCATCTTCTGCGCTGCCCTCGCAGCTGCCCATGCCTCCCTCCTGGCCGCTCCCCTTGTCAACACCGGAGTCAGTGCTGAATCCAGACAGCAAGAc GCTTTCGGTAACTATGCTTACGCCTATGATATCAAGGATGGAGCCACTGGATCCATCAACTCCAAGGCTGAAGTAGGAAAAGCCGCCGCCATCGCTGTTGCCGCCCCAGCCATTGCTGCTCCACTTGCCTATGGTGCTCCTCTTGGTCTTGGATACGGAGTTGGTCTTGGACACGGAGCTCTAGGACTCGGATATGGAGTTGGTCTCGGACACGGAGCCCTCGGTCTCGGATATGGAGCTCTTGGACTCGGACATGGAGCTCTTGGACTCGGACATGGAGCTCTTGGACTCGGCAAAGTTCTGTATtaa